The window CTGAAGAGACTAGATTGAAGTATAGATATCTTGATTTGAGGACTTCGCGCATGAGAAATAACTTAATTTTAAGGCATAAAGCAAGTATTGCTGTAAGAGAATATTTTGATAAACTTGGTTTTTTAGAGCTTGAGACGCCCATCCTTGGTAAGAGCACTCCTGAGGGTGCTAGGGACTATTTAGTTCCTTCTCGTGTGAATCCTGGTAATTTTTTTGCTTTACCTCAAAGTCCACAGATTTTTAAACAGTTGTTTCAAGTTGCAGGTCTTGATAGATATATGCAGATTGTTAAGTGTTTTAGAGATGAAGATTTAAGGGCTGATAGACAACCAGAGTTTACTCAGATTGATTTAGAAATGAGTTTTGTTGAAGAAGAGGATATTTATGAAATCATGGAAGGTATGATTCGACATGTTTGGAAAAAAACTTTAGGTATTGATATTAAAATCCCATTTCCTAAAATTTCTTATGCCGATGCTATGTTGATATATGGCAGTGATAAACCTGATTTAAGATTTGGATTAAAAATTGAAGATGTTACTAGTTGGGCCAATAAGGTTGATTTTGAGATTTTTAAGAATGCTTCGTGTGTTAGAGCGTTAAAAGTTAAAGGAGATTTTTCTAGGAAGGATATTGATAAGCTAACTGATGTTGTTAAAGTATATGGTGCTAAGGGTTTGGCTTGGGTTAAGATGGATAATGACGCGTTATCAGGAGGCATTGCTAAATTTATATCAGATGTTCCTTTTGAAATAAGTAATGGAGAATACGTTTTTTTTGTTGCTGATTTAGAGCGGGTTGTCGCACCTAGTTTAGGCGCTTTAAGATTACATCTTGGAAAACAACTGAAATTAATTAAAGATGATTGGAGTTTTGTGTGGGTTACTGATTTTCCTTTAATGGATTGGTCTGACGAACATAAAAGGTATGTTAGCATGC of the Candidatus Woesearchaeota archaeon genome contains:
- the aspS gene encoding aspartate--tRNA ligase — its product is MLRTHNCGELRENHVGLKVTLCGWVQSIRSHGNLNFVDIYDRYGVTQLVISKDLIKESISKESVVKVCGEVFKKPEPNLKLSTGTIEIKVESFVVLNKSKPLPLDVENSDTTEETRLKYRYLDLRTSRMRNNLILRHKASIAVREYFDKLGFLELETPILGKSTPEGARDYLVPSRVNPGNFFALPQSPQIFKQLFQVAGLDRYMQIVKCFRDEDLRADRQPEFTQIDLEMSFVEEEDIYEIMEGMIRHVWKKTLGIDIKIPFPKISYADAMLIYGSDKPDLRFGLKIEDVTSWANKVDFEIFKNASCVRALKVKGDFSRKDIDKLTDVVKVYGAKGLAWVKMDNDALSGGIAKFISDVPFEISNGEYVFFVADLERVVAPSLGALRLHLGKQLKLIKDDWSFVWVTDFPLMDWSDEHKRYVSMHHPFTSPNLEDRALLREHPEKVKSRAYDLTLNGVELGGGSIRIHDRKLQEEVFDALNISKEEQKAKFGFMLGAFEYGAPPHGGIAFGFDRLIMLLAGADNIREVIAFPKNKDAEDLMMNSPSEVSKEQLEELGINLKK